A single Streptomyces mirabilis DNA region contains:
- a CDS encoding FAD-dependent oxidoreductase: MLYVAVVGSGPSGVYTAQSLVQSELSEVRVDVLDRLPCPYGLVRYGVAPDHEKIKSLQNNLRTVLEDERVRFLGGVQVGPGGVPVTRLRELYHAVVYCVGAATDRHLGVPGEELSGSWSATEFVSWYSAHPDSVTDGFVLGARSAVVVGVGNVAVDVTRMLARGASELSPTDVPQAALSALAASKVTEISMIGRRGPSQARFTTKELRELGSLPDTEVVVDPEELALDPQYADPSDLPAAQRRNVEVLRGWAAAPPQNRARRIRLRFFLRPVELLPDEGDGTRVGAVRFERTAPDGHGGVTGTGRYEDIEAQLVLRSVGYRGVPLEGLPFDTDHGTVPHRAGRVLRDGVVAPGEYVAGWIKRGPTGVIGTNRPCAKETVTSLVEDAPELVRRELAEDPLAALRAAGAAPVPWAGWEAIERAEAELGASLGRGVVKLPDWTSLLAAARTATSH; this comes from the coding sequence GTGTTGTATGTCGCCGTCGTCGGCTCGGGGCCCAGCGGGGTCTACACCGCCCAGAGCCTCGTCCAGAGCGAGCTGTCCGAGGTCCGGGTGGACGTCCTGGACCGACTGCCGTGCCCGTACGGCCTGGTGCGCTACGGCGTGGCGCCGGACCACGAGAAGATCAAGTCCCTGCAGAACAATCTGCGGACGGTCCTGGAGGACGAGCGGGTGCGGTTCCTGGGCGGCGTCCAGGTCGGCCCGGGCGGGGTGCCCGTGACCCGGCTGCGGGAGCTGTACCACGCGGTGGTCTACTGCGTGGGCGCCGCCACCGACCGCCATCTCGGAGTGCCGGGCGAGGAGCTGTCGGGCAGCTGGTCGGCGACCGAGTTCGTGTCCTGGTACAGCGCGCACCCCGATTCCGTCACCGACGGCTTCGTGCTCGGCGCGCGCTCGGCGGTGGTCGTCGGCGTCGGGAACGTCGCCGTCGACGTGACCCGGATGCTGGCCCGCGGCGCGTCCGAGCTGAGCCCCACGGACGTGCCGCAGGCGGCGCTCAGCGCGCTGGCCGCGAGCAAGGTGACCGAGATCAGCATGATCGGGCGGCGCGGTCCCTCGCAGGCCCGGTTCACCACCAAGGAGCTGCGCGAGCTCGGCTCACTGCCGGACACCGAAGTCGTGGTGGACCCCGAGGAGTTGGCGCTCGATCCGCAGTACGCCGACCCGTCGGACCTGCCCGCCGCACAGCGCCGCAACGTGGAGGTGCTGCGGGGGTGGGCCGCCGCGCCGCCGCAGAACCGGGCCCGCCGGATCCGGCTGCGCTTCTTCCTGCGCCCGGTCGAGCTGCTTCCCGACGAGGGCGACGGCACCCGGGTGGGCGCGGTGCGCTTCGAGCGTACGGCGCCCGACGGGCACGGCGGGGTGACGGGCACGGGACGGTACGAGGACATCGAGGCGCAGTTGGTGCTGCGCTCGGTCGGCTATCGGGGCGTCCCGCTCGAAGGGCTGCCCTTCGACACGGACCACGGCACGGTGCCGCACCGCGCGGGCCGGGTGCTGCGGGACGGAGTGGTCGCGCCGGGCGAATATGTGGCGGGCTGGATCAAGCGGGGCCCGACCGGTGTCATCGGCACCAACCGGCCGTGCGCCAAGGAGACGGTGACCTCGCTCGTCGAGGACGCCCCCGAACTCGTACGGCGGGAGCTGGCCGAGGATCCCCTCGCGGCGCTGCGGGCGGCCGGGGCGGCACCGGTTCCGTGGGCCGGATGGGAGGCGATCGAGCGGGCGGAGGCGGAGCTCGGGGCCTCGCTCGGACGGGGTGTGGTCAAGCTGCCCGACTGGACGTCACTGCTGGCGGCGGCGCGGACGGCGACTTCGCACTAG
- a CDS encoding LVIVD repeat-containing protein codes for MTLLIDPRTRRRRLGVAAAAAGLLAALLTAGPAAATPDPGDGPAAPEKVSRGDAAETRTAIANGEIPGQDEIVHSDNIEHLTNIPKDALPGTNSDLAFQGEYAFAGNYDGFRILDISNPKAPRTVSQVLCPGSQNDVSVSGNLLFLSTDSSRSDNSCTSTTQPATEKSSWEGMKVFDITDKANPKYVAAVETACGSHTHTLVPERKNVYIYVASYSPSATFPDCQPPHDGISVIKVPRNAPEKAAVVNFPVLFPGEGPDGGGNPGAPTNPGVSKTTGCHDITVLPSKDLAAGACMGDGILFSIKDPEHPKVIDQVEDNVNFAFWHSATFNQKANKVVFTDELGGGGAATCNAAIGPNRGADGIYDIVGKGDKRKLVFKNYFKIPRHQADTENCVAHNGSLIPVKGKDLMVQAWYQGGVSVWDFTDSSNPKEIAYFERGPLTTDKLTVGGSWSAYYYNGYIYSNDITKGFDVLKLSDRRTDPAKRVHLRELNVQTQPDYFD; via the coding sequence GTGACCCTGTTGATCGATCCCCGAACGCGGCGCAGACGCCTGGGAGTTGCCGCTGCCGCGGCCGGACTCCTGGCCGCGCTGCTCACGGCCGGCCCGGCGGCCGCGACCCCCGATCCCGGGGACGGCCCCGCCGCGCCGGAGAAGGTGTCCCGCGGCGACGCCGCCGAGACCAGGACGGCGATCGCGAACGGCGAGATACCCGGACAGGACGAGATCGTCCACTCCGACAACATCGAGCACCTCACCAACATCCCCAAGGACGCGCTGCCCGGAACCAATTCCGACCTCGCCTTCCAGGGCGAGTACGCCTTCGCCGGCAACTACGACGGCTTCCGCATCCTCGACATCAGCAACCCGAAGGCGCCCAGGACGGTGTCGCAGGTGCTCTGCCCGGGCTCGCAGAACGACGTGTCCGTCTCCGGCAACCTGCTCTTCCTGTCCACCGACTCCTCGCGCAGCGACAACTCCTGCACCAGCACCACGCAGCCCGCGACCGAGAAGTCCTCGTGGGAGGGCATGAAGGTCTTCGACATCACCGACAAGGCGAACCCGAAGTACGTCGCCGCCGTCGAGACCGCCTGCGGCTCGCACACCCACACGCTGGTGCCCGAGCGCAAGAACGTCTACATCTACGTCGCCTCGTACTCGCCGAGCGCCACCTTCCCCGACTGCCAGCCCCCGCACGACGGCATCTCGGTCATCAAGGTGCCTCGCAACGCCCCTGAGAAGGCGGCCGTGGTGAACTTCCCGGTGCTGTTCCCGGGCGAGGGACCGGACGGCGGCGGCAACCCGGGCGCGCCCACCAACCCGGGCGTCTCCAAGACCACCGGCTGCCACGACATCACGGTCCTGCCCTCCAAGGACCTGGCCGCCGGTGCCTGCATGGGCGACGGCATCCTGTTCTCCATCAAGGACCCGGAGCACCCGAAGGTCATCGACCAGGTCGAGGACAACGTCAACTTCGCGTTCTGGCACTCGGCGACCTTCAACCAGAAGGCGAACAAGGTCGTCTTCACCGACGAGTTGGGCGGCGGCGGGGCGGCAACCTGCAACGCGGCCATCGGTCCGAACCGCGGCGCCGACGGCATCTACGACATCGTCGGCAAGGGCGACAAGCGCAAGCTCGTCTTCAAGAACTACTTCAAGATCCCCCGCCACCAGGCCGACACCGAGAACTGCGTGGCCCACAACGGCTCGCTGATCCCCGTCAAGGGCAAGGACCTCATGGTCCAGGCCTGGTATCAGGGCGGCGTCTCCGTCTGGGACTTCACCGACTCCTCGAACCCGAAGGAGATCGCCTACTTCGAGCGCGGACCGCTGACCACCGACAAGCTCACGGTCGGCGGCTCCTGGTCGGCGTACTACTACAACGGCTACATCTACTCGAACGACATCACCAAGGGCTTCGACGTCCTCAAGCTCAGCGACCGGCGCACCGACCCGGCCAAGCGGGTCCACCTGCGCGAGCTCAACGTCCAGACGCAGCCGGACTACTTCGACTGA
- a CDS encoding helix-turn-helix domain-containing protein encodes MKELAGRLAALDPDAGAALQVISYFDRLIEGRAGLEALVRGAAVLSGCPARLVDEERGVRVRVEADGMRRDDGSPVDPAWPSAPLTPEGPPAVWLERTGVSDGVHAMVLERAAAAARVVLDRTRGRAPAEAREADPASVEVLLDASATEHARHQAAVRLGLRDVAAARVVATAEGGPHVEAVPATGDSTPTTGGRRAGIGPAVPVRDLPASWAAARTALRFTAEGTDQDPGPRTVYADELGGLALLADTVGPTTEPLPDVRALEHAVATAPWAASTLNAIAFSTSLRAAAAELNVHHSTLQDRLAQAEHRLDWPVHDPHGRLRLQLALVLRRLHRNAAR; translated from the coding sequence GTGAAGGAGCTGGCGGGCAGGCTCGCGGCACTCGACCCCGACGCGGGTGCCGCACTCCAGGTGATCTCCTACTTCGACCGGCTGATCGAGGGCCGGGCGGGTCTGGAAGCCCTGGTGCGCGGCGCGGCCGTGCTGTCCGGCTGCCCGGCCCGGCTCGTCGACGAGGAGCGTGGGGTCCGCGTCCGGGTCGAGGCCGACGGGATGCGCCGGGACGACGGCAGCCCCGTCGACCCGGCCTGGCCCTCGGCCCCATTGACGCCGGAAGGACCGCCTGCCGTCTGGCTGGAGCGCACGGGAGTCTCCGACGGGGTCCACGCGATGGTCCTCGAGCGCGCCGCGGCCGCCGCCCGGGTGGTGCTCGACCGGACGCGCGGGCGGGCTCCGGCGGAGGCCCGCGAGGCCGACCCCGCCTCGGTCGAGGTGCTCCTGGACGCCTCCGCCACCGAGCATGCCCGGCATCAGGCGGCCGTCCGGCTCGGCCTGCGGGACGTGGCCGCCGCCCGTGTGGTGGCGACCGCCGAGGGCGGGCCGCACGTCGAAGCGGTGCCCGCCACCGGCGACAGCACGCCCACCACCGGAGGCCGTCGCGCGGGCATCGGCCCCGCGGTGCCCGTACGGGACCTTCCGGCGTCGTGGGCAGCCGCCCGCACCGCCCTGCGGTTCACCGCGGAGGGCACCGACCAGGACCCCGGCCCCCGCACGGTGTACGCGGACGAGCTGGGCGGCCTCGCACTGCTCGCGGACACGGTCGGCCCGACCACCGAACCCCTCCCGGACGTCCGCGCCCTGGAACACGCCGTCGCGACGGCCCCCTGGGCGGCGAGCACGCTGAACGCGATCGCCTTCAGCACGAGTCTGCGCGCCGCCGCGGCGGAGCTGAACGTGCACCACTCCACACTCCAGGACCGCCTCGCCCAGGCCGAGCACCGGCTCGACTGGCCGGTCCACGACCCGCATGGCCGGCTCCGCCTCCAACTGGCGCTGGTCCTGCGACGGTTGCACCGGAACGCGGCACGCTAG
- a CDS encoding NADH:flavin oxidoreductase/NADH oxidase, with amino-acid sequence MSTLFEPFTLREVTVPNRVWMPPMCQYSAASEGPSTGAPNDWHFAHYAARATGGTGLIVVEATAVSPEGRISPYDLGIWNDTQVEAFRRITRFLRSQGTVPAIQLAHSGRKASTDRPWKGGAPVGEDAYGWQPLAPSALAFDERHPVPTELTVAGIREIVGQFADAARRALDAGFEIAEIHGAHGYLVNEFLSPHSNRRTDEYGGSYENRVRFALEVVDAVREVWPDDKPLFFRISATDWLEEGGWSADDTVRFAGELRAHGIDLLDVSTGGNVSGVRIPVGPGYQVPFAARVKAETSLSVAAVGLITDAEQAAKILANDEADAVLLGRELLRNPSFARLAAHELGAEVQVYVPDQYHRSV; translated from the coding sequence GTGAGCACGCTCTTCGAGCCCTTCACCCTGCGCGAGGTGACCGTCCCGAACCGGGTGTGGATGCCCCCGATGTGCCAGTACTCGGCCGCGTCTGAGGGACCCTCGACCGGCGCGCCGAACGACTGGCACTTCGCCCACTACGCCGCCCGCGCCACCGGCGGCACGGGGCTGATCGTCGTCGAGGCCACCGCCGTCTCCCCCGAGGGCCGGATCAGCCCCTACGACCTGGGCATCTGGAACGACACCCAGGTCGAGGCCTTCCGCAGGATCACCCGCTTCCTCAGGAGCCAGGGCACCGTGCCCGCGATCCAGCTCGCGCACAGCGGCCGCAAGGCCTCCACCGACCGTCCCTGGAAGGGCGGCGCGCCGGTCGGCGAGGACGCGTACGGCTGGCAGCCGCTCGCCCCGAGCGCGCTGGCCTTCGACGAGCGGCACCCGGTGCCGACCGAGCTGACCGTGGCCGGGATCCGGGAGATCGTGGGCCAGTTCGCGGACGCGGCGCGGCGCGCCCTGGACGCCGGTTTCGAGATCGCCGAGATCCACGGCGCCCACGGCTACCTCGTCAACGAGTTCCTCTCCCCGCACTCCAACCGCCGCACCGACGAGTACGGCGGCTCGTACGAGAACCGTGTCCGCTTCGCCCTCGAGGTTGTGGACGCCGTGCGGGAGGTCTGGCCCGACGACAAGCCGCTGTTCTTCCGGATCTCCGCCACCGACTGGCTGGAAGAGGGCGGCTGGAGCGCCGACGACACCGTCCGCTTCGCGGGCGAGCTGCGCGCGCACGGCATCGACCTGCTCGACGTCTCCACCGGCGGCAACGTCTCGGGGGTACGCATCCCGGTCGGGCCGGGGTACCAGGTCCCCTTCGCCGCCCGGGTCAAGGCGGAGACCTCGCTGTCCGTCGCCGCCGTCGGTCTCATCACCGACGCCGAGCAGGCCGCGAAGATCCTCGCCAACGACGAGGCCGACGCCGTGCTGCTGGGGCGCGAGCTGCTGCGCAACCCCTCGTTCGCGCGCCTGGCGGCCCATGAACTGGGCGCGGAGGTCCAGGTTTACGTCCCCGACCAGTACCACCGCTCCGTGTAG
- a CDS encoding nucleobase:cation symporter-2 family protein, which yields MATTAPVHPVDEVPPVRHLAAFGLQHVLAMYAGAVAVPLIVGGAMKLSPADLAYLITADLLVCGIATLIQCVGFWRFGVRLPIMQGCTFAAVSPMVLIGTTGGGLPAIYGSVIVAGLAIMLLAPVFGRLLRFFPPLVTGTVILIIGVSLLPVAGNWAAGGVGAKDFGEPKNLALAGFVLVVVLGVQRFAPAFLSRIAVLVGIAVGLAVAVPFGFTDFGGVGDADWVGISTPFHFGTPTFHASAIVSMLVVALVTMTETTGDLIAVGEMTDRKVEPRTLADGLRADGLSTVLGGVFNTFPYTAFAQNVGLVGMTRVRSRWVVATAGGILVLLGLLPKLGAVVAAVPAPVLGGAGLVMFGTVAASGLRTLAEVDFKGNNNLTVVAVSLAVGMLPVGVPTVYAKFPDWFQTVMNSGISAGCLTAIVLNLLFNHLPGKAGSAGVAAEREAAST from the coding sequence ATGGCGACCACCGCACCCGTGCATCCCGTCGACGAGGTCCCGCCCGTACGCCACCTGGCCGCCTTCGGGCTCCAGCACGTGCTCGCGATGTACGCGGGCGCGGTGGCCGTGCCGCTGATCGTGGGCGGGGCGATGAAGCTCTCGCCCGCCGATCTCGCGTATCTGATCACCGCGGACCTGCTGGTGTGCGGTATCGCGACCCTCATCCAGTGCGTGGGCTTCTGGCGGTTCGGTGTACGACTGCCGATCATGCAGGGCTGCACCTTCGCGGCGGTCTCGCCGATGGTCCTGATCGGGACGACGGGCGGCGGACTGCCCGCGATCTACGGATCGGTGATCGTCGCGGGGCTCGCGATCATGCTGCTGGCGCCGGTCTTCGGCAGACTGCTGCGCTTCTTCCCGCCGCTGGTCACGGGCACCGTCATCCTGATCATCGGGGTCTCACTGCTGCCGGTGGCGGGCAACTGGGCGGCCGGCGGCGTGGGAGCGAAGGACTTCGGGGAACCGAAGAACCTGGCGCTCGCGGGCTTCGTCCTGGTCGTGGTGCTGGGTGTGCAGCGGTTCGCGCCGGCCTTCCTGAGCCGGATCGCGGTGCTGGTCGGCATCGCGGTGGGCCTCGCCGTGGCGGTGCCCTTCGGGTTCACGGACTTCGGCGGGGTCGGGGACGCCGACTGGGTCGGGATCAGCACGCCGTTCCACTTCGGCACGCCGACGTTCCACGCCTCCGCGATCGTGTCGATGCTGGTCGTGGCGCTGGTGACGATGACGGAGACAACCGGTGACCTCATCGCGGTCGGCGAGATGACCGACCGGAAGGTCGAGCCGCGCACGCTGGCCGACGGTCTGCGCGCCGACGGCCTCTCCACGGTGCTCGGCGGTGTGTTCAACACCTTCCCCTACACGGCGTTCGCGCAGAACGTGGGTCTGGTCGGCATGACCCGGGTGCGCAGCCGCTGGGTGGTGGCGACCGCGGGCGGCATCCTCGTCCTGCTCGGTCTGCTGCCCAAGCTGGGCGCGGTGGTCGCGGCGGTGCCGGCGCCGGTGCTTGGCGGCGCGGGTCTGGTGATGTTCGGGACGGTCGCCGCGAGCGGGCTGCGGACGCTGGCCGAGGTGGACTTCAAGGGCAACAACAACCTGACGGTGGTGGCCGTCTCGCTCGCCGTGGGCATGCTGCCGGTCGGCGTGCCGACGGTCTACGCGAAGTTCCCCGACTGGTTCCAGACGGTGATGAACAGCGGGATCAGCGCCGGGTGCCTGACGGCGATCGTCCTGAACCTGCTCTTCAACCACCTGCCGGGGAAGGCGGGTTCGGCCGGGGTCGCCGCCGAACGGGAGGCCGCCTCGACCTGA
- a CDS encoding HAD family hydrolase — MTIKGVLFDFSGTLFRAEPTESWLRAVLRDADLTLPERELTEAADALEAVGALPGGGVAPRLPEGSEDLWRRRDESAERHRAMYTAISRQVRLPDARLHDALYDRHMLPAAWGPYPDTAEVLDALCGRGVAVGVVSNIGWDLRPVFREHGLDRYVGAYVLSYEHGVQKPDTRLFATACDALGIAPEDTLMVGDDRRADGGAAALGCAVHFVDHLPATQRPEGLRPVLDLVG, encoded by the coding sequence ATGACGATCAAAGGCGTGCTCTTCGACTTCTCCGGAACTCTGTTCCGTGCCGAACCGACCGAGTCCTGGCTGCGCGCGGTGCTCAGGGACGCCGATCTCACCCTGCCGGAGCGGGAGTTGACCGAGGCGGCGGACGCCCTGGAGGCGGTGGGCGCGCTGCCCGGCGGTGGCGTCGCGCCCCGACTGCCGGAGGGCTCGGAGGACTTGTGGCGCAGGCGGGACGAGAGCGCCGAGCGGCATCGGGCCATGTACACGGCGATCTCCCGCCAGGTACGGCTGCCCGATGCCCGGCTGCACGACGCTCTGTACGACCGTCACATGCTCCCGGCGGCGTGGGGACCCTATCCCGACACCGCCGAGGTGCTCGACGCCTTGTGCGGGCGCGGGGTCGCGGTCGGGGTGGTCAGCAACATCGGCTGGGATCTGCGGCCCGTCTTCCGTGAGCACGGCCTCGACCGGTACGTGGGCGCGTACGTGCTGTCGTACGAGCACGGCGTCCAGAAGCCGGACACCCGGCTGTTCGCGACCGCCTGCGACGCGCTGGGCATCGCCCCCGAGGACACGCTGATGGTCGGGGACGACCGTCGCGCGGACGGGGGTGCGGCGGCGCTGGGCTGTGCGGTGCACTTCGTGGACCACCTGCCCGCGACGCAGCGCCCGGAGGGACTGCGGCCGGTGCTGGACCTGGTCGGCTGA
- a CDS encoding DUF2630 family protein, with protein sequence MDQEQILAKITAMVDDERRLRDAVTSGQIDSATEHERLGQLERELDQCWDLLRQRRAKSEFGENPDEARVRPSSQVEGYQS encoded by the coding sequence ATGGATCAAGAGCAGATCCTGGCCAAGATCACGGCGATGGTGGACGACGAGCGACGGCTGCGCGACGCCGTCACATCAGGGCAGATCGACAGCGCCACGGAACACGAGCGGCTCGGACAACTGGAGCGCGAGCTCGACCAGTGCTGGGACCTGCTGCGCCAGCGACGCGCGAAGTCCGAGTTCGGGGAGAACCCGGACGAGGCGCGCGTACGACCGTCTTCGCAGGTCGAGGGCTATCAGAGCTGA
- a CDS encoding DUF305 domain-containing protein: protein MLLRRTSRASRALLGAASLTVALLALGGCDSGSASTPKSTGPGGPSVIAPGKPGEAAETLSVADAAKQRSEDDSPNAADFAYARMMIEHHTQALEMTGLAPKQAASGQVKRLAARIAAAQGPEITTMKGWLTAHDGDKRPTEHRHEEMPGMATEAQLKQLRAARGKAFDALFLKLMITHHDGAISMATEVKAQGNNIQVEEMADDVIAQQSSEISRMREMR from the coding sequence GTGTTGCTCCGTCGTACGTCTCGCGCGTCCCGTGCGCTCCTGGGCGCGGCGTCGCTGACGGTCGCCCTGCTCGCACTGGGGGGCTGCGACTCCGGCTCGGCTTCCACGCCCAAGTCCACTGGGCCGGGCGGGCCTTCGGTGATCGCCCCCGGCAAGCCGGGCGAGGCGGCCGAGACCCTCTCCGTCGCGGACGCCGCGAAACAGCGCAGCGAGGACGACTCCCCCAATGCGGCGGACTTCGCCTACGCGCGGATGATGATCGAACATCACACCCAGGCCCTGGAGATGACCGGACTCGCCCCGAAGCAGGCCGCGTCGGGCCAGGTGAAGCGGCTCGCCGCGCGGATCGCGGCCGCGCAGGGGCCGGAGATCACCACGATGAAAGGCTGGCTCACGGCCCACGACGGCGACAAGCGGCCCACGGAACACCGGCACGAGGAGATGCCCGGCATGGCGACCGAGGCACAGCTGAAGCAGTTGCGCGCGGCGCGGGGCAAGGCCTTCGACGCGCTCTTCCTCAAGCTGATGATCACACATCACGACGGGGCGATCTCCATGGCCACGGAGGTGAAGGCCCAGGGCAACAACATCCAGGTCGAGGAGATGGCCGACGACGTGATCGCCCAGCAGTCGAGCGAGATCAGCAGGATGCGCGAGATGCGGTGA
- a CDS encoding TetR/AcrR family transcriptional regulator: MSPRSPSVNEELRRRSRERLLQAAVELVNERGYEATTLGDIADRAGSARGLVSYYFPGKRQLLQSAVHRMMHRTLEEGLEREPRTEDGRERLARAIDAILGLARDRPVLMRQHMAGILQGEGFVQCPEQQRLAQLLRETVAGYGSQNADTDYPMLRAVLMGAVYAALVPGVPMPVPRLRAELFERYDLDWEMGVPPDTEVPGGTCDSDLSRFFTTGGRPDEQPPDDQSK; the protein is encoded by the coding sequence ATGTCCCCGCGCAGCCCGTCGGTCAATGAAGAGTTGCGGCGGCGTTCCCGGGAGCGTCTGCTGCAGGCCGCGGTGGAGCTGGTGAACGAGCGCGGCTACGAGGCGACGACGCTCGGGGACATCGCGGATCGCGCGGGATCGGCGCGCGGACTGGTGTCGTACTACTTCCCCGGCAAACGCCAGCTCCTGCAGAGTGCCGTGCACCGGATGATGCACCGCACTCTGGAGGAAGGGCTGGAGCGCGAGCCGCGTACCGAGGACGGCCGGGAGCGGCTGGCCCGGGCCATCGACGCGATCCTGGGCCTGGCGAGGGACCGGCCCGTGCTGATGCGTCAGCACATGGCGGGGATATTGCAGGGCGAGGGGTTCGTGCAGTGTCCGGAGCAGCAGCGCCTCGCGCAGCTGCTCCGGGAGACCGTCGCCGGGTACGGCTCCCAGAACGCCGACACCGACTACCCGATGCTGCGGGCGGTGCTCATGGGTGCTGTGTACGCGGCCCTGGTGCCGGGTGTGCCGATGCCCGTCCCGAGGCTGCGGGCCGAGCTGTTCGAGCGCTACGACCTCGACTGGGAGATGGGTGTCCCGCCGGACACCGAGGTGCCCGGCGGGACGTGCGACAGCGATCTGTCACGGTTCTTCACGACCGGCGGGCGACCGGACGAGCAGCCGCCTGACGATCAGTCGAAGTAG
- a CDS encoding alpha/beta hydrolase — protein sequence MTTNASAEAQGSRVGPPPPFDPELAAALEIIREQLPSSFSIEMIPALREGMALSEGEDLDLTRDGAFEVEERTVPGPQGAPDISLLICRPTRAAAAVPVVYNVHGGGMVIGDNRTGVGEMLDWAEELGTAVVSVEYRLAPEHPHPALVEDCYAGLKWTAEHAGELGFDPERIIVAGASAGGGLSAAVALLARDRGAPALLGQVLLCPMLDDRNDTPSSRQMAGLGVWDRAANQMGWTALLGDARGGPDVSPYAAPARADDLSGLPPAFIDVGSAETFRDEAVAYASRLWQAGGRAELHVWPGGFHGYDLMAPQAALSQDTKAARLRWLRRLLEN from the coding sequence ATGACCACCAATGCTTCCGCCGAGGCGCAGGGCTCCCGGGTCGGGCCGCCCCCGCCGTTCGACCCGGAGCTCGCCGCCGCCCTCGAAATCATCCGCGAACAGCTGCCGTCCTCGTTCAGCATCGAGATGATCCCGGCGCTGCGCGAGGGCATGGCACTGTCCGAAGGGGAGGACCTGGACCTGACCCGGGACGGCGCCTTCGAGGTGGAGGAGCGCACGGTGCCCGGGCCGCAGGGCGCACCGGACATCTCCCTGCTCATCTGTCGGCCGACCCGGGCCGCCGCGGCCGTGCCCGTCGTCTACAACGTGCACGGCGGCGGCATGGTGATCGGCGACAACCGCACCGGCGTCGGGGAAATGCTGGACTGGGCCGAGGAGTTGGGCACGGCTGTGGTGTCGGTGGAGTACCGCCTCGCGCCTGAACACCCGCATCCGGCCCTCGTCGAGGACTGCTACGCCGGACTGAAGTGGACGGCCGAACATGCCGGGGAACTGGGGTTCGACCCCGAGCGGATCATCGTCGCGGGCGCGAGCGCCGGGGGCGGTCTGAGCGCGGCGGTCGCCCTGCTCGCCCGGGACCGCGGCGCACCGGCGCTCCTGGGACAGGTGCTGCTGTGCCCGATGCTCGACGACCGCAACGACACCCCCTCCAGCCGTCAGATGGCCGGTCTCGGCGTGTGGGACCGTGCGGCGAACCAGATGGGGTGGACGGCCCTGCTCGGTGACGCCCGCGGCGGCCCGGACGTCTCTCCCTACGCCGCCCCGGCCCGCGCCGACGACCTCTCCGGACTGCCCCCGGCCTTCATCGACGTCGGCTCGGCCGAGACTTTCCGGGACGAGGCCGTCGCCTACGCGAGCCGGCTGTGGCAGGCGGGCGGCCGGGCCGAACTCCACGTGTGGCCGGGTGGCTTCCACGGATACGACCTGATGGCGCCGCAGGCGGCCCTGTCCCAGGACACCAAGGCAGCACGTCTGCGCTGGCTGCGCCGGCTCCTGGAGAACTGA
- a CDS encoding ArsR/SmtB family transcription factor, with protein sequence MTTADPAGSSRDLPHPLREEIRLESVLHALSDPMRLRIVRELAAVGDELSCSHFDLPVTKSTTTHHFRVLRESGMIQQVYRGTAKMSALRTADLNVLFPGLLDSVLAAIERQGERLGERLPR encoded by the coding sequence GTGACGACCGCCGACCCCGCCGGCAGCAGCCGTGACCTGCCGCACCCCCTGCGTGAGGAGATCCGTCTGGAGTCGGTGCTGCACGCGCTCTCCGATCCCATGCGGCTGCGGATCGTGCGAGAGCTCGCCGCCGTCGGCGACGAGCTCTCCTGTTCGCATTTCGACCTGCCGGTCACCAAATCCACCACCACGCATCACTTCCGGGTGCTCCGCGAGAGCGGGATGATCCAGCAGGTCTACCGGGGAACGGCCAAGATGAGCGCCTTGCGCACAGCCGACCTGAACGTCCTGTTCCCCGGGCTTCTCGACAGCGTCCTCGCCGCGATCGAGCGGCAGGGCGAGCGGCTGGGCGAACGACTGCCCCGCTGA